In Brienomyrus brachyistius isolate T26 unplaced genomic scaffold, BBRACH_0.4 scaffold46, whole genome shotgun sequence, the following are encoded in one genomic region:
- the LOC125723186 gene encoding lactose-binding lectin l-2-like isoform X2 → MGLLTISTILYTIFSFSGAFWVPEVLQNETKTLEPSKGFSSGLNIPTANCPGGWYQYHSRCFYFEGQPKSWVDAQNNCIHLKGTLASIHSFEEYQFVQKVTGSHFPPAWIGAFDAVKVGTWLWIDGTPFDFTKWNPGEPNNPGIEDCVGLNYGDDKGWNNLRCTTMSPSVCAKLR, encoded by the exons ATGGGTTTGCTCACCATCTCCACCATCCTCTACACCATCTTCTCTTTCAGTGGAGCTTTCTGGGTGCCAGAAG TGCTCCAAAATGAAACTAAAACTCTGGAACCTTCCAAAG GATTTTCTTCAGGATTGAACATCCCTACAGCCAATTGCCCTGGTGGTTGGTATCAGTATCATTCACGCTGCTTCTACTTTGAAGGACAACCAAAATCATGGGTGGATGCACAG AACAACTGCATCCATTTAAAAGGGACTTTGGCATCCATCCACAGTTTTGAAGAGTACCAGTTTGTGCAGAAAGTCACAGGCAGCCATTTTCCTCCGGCCTGGATTGGTGCATTTGATGCTGTAAAG GTAGGAACCTGGCTCTGGATTGATGGGACTCCTTTTGACTTTACCAAATGGAACCCCGGAGAACCGAATAACCCTGGAATAGAAGACTGTGTAGGGCTTAACTATGGAG ATGACAAGGGATGGAACAACCTACGATGTACAACAATGTCGCCTTCTGTCTGTGCCAAACTGCGTTAG